In Micromonospora sp. WMMD980, the following are encoded in one genomic region:
- a CDS encoding transposase yields MAETRRRFDPEFRAGAVRIVRETGKSIAQVARDLGINSGTLANWVQQDRAARGEAAAGQLAEDERAELARLRRENAELAMERDVLKRSVVLWGKEATGR; encoded by the coding sequence ATGGCTGAGACGAGACGCCGGTTCGATCCGGAGTTCCGCGCGGGCGCGGTCCGGATTGTGCGGGAGACCGGGAAGTCGATCGCGCAGGTAGCGCGTGATCTGGGGATCAACAGCGGCACCCTGGCCAACTGGGTTCAGCAGGATCGTGCCGCTCGTGGCGAAGCCGCTGCCGGGCAGCTGGCCGAGGACGAGCGGGCGGAGCTGGCGCGGTTGCGGCGGGAGAACGCCGAGCTGGCGATGGAGCGTGATGTCCTCAAGCGATCCGTGGTCCTGTGGGGCAAGGAAGCGACGGGCCGGTGA
- a CDS encoding NYN domain-containing protein, with protein MLGTTESVTYLIVDGENIDATLGNSVLERRPAPAERPRWERLRDFARDTWQQPVKALFFLNASGGGLPMPFVRALLSMEYRPIPLAGSSDQKVVDIGIQRTLEAIARRPGNVMLASHDGDFLPQVDALLRNDHRVAVVGFKEFLNAGFADLPGLQVFDIEEDAGCFTNVLPRVRIIDLDSFDPERFL; from the coding sequence ATGCTCGGTACGACCGAATCCGTCACGTACCTCATCGTGGACGGGGAGAACATCGACGCCACGCTCGGCAACAGTGTCCTGGAGCGCCGGCCGGCCCCGGCGGAGCGCCCCCGGTGGGAGCGTCTGCGGGACTTCGCACGGGACACGTGGCAGCAGCCGGTGAAGGCGCTGTTCTTCCTCAACGCCTCGGGCGGCGGCCTGCCGATGCCCTTCGTCCGGGCGCTCCTGAGCATGGAATACCGACCCATCCCGCTCGCGGGATCGTCGGATCAGAAGGTGGTGGACATCGGCATCCAGCGGACGTTGGAGGCGATCGCCCGGCGCCCGGGCAACGTGATGCTCGCCAGCCACGACGGCGACTTCCTGCCGCAGGTCGACGCGCTCCTGCGGAATGATCATCGGGTCGCGGTCGTCGGGTTCAAGGAGTTCCTCAACGCCGGCTTCGCCGACCTGCCGGGCCTGCAGGTGTTCGACATCGAGGAGGATGCGGGCTGCTTCACCAACGTTCTTCCCCGGGTGCGCATCATCGACCTGGACAGCTTCGACCCCGAGCGCTTCCTGTAG
- a CDS encoding helix-turn-helix transcriptional regulator, protein MGSVELLPVGRRVAYWRGRRKLSQQMFADRLGKSKSWVDKVERGVRSLDKLSTLQEIARVLRIDTAALVGRDAAPVEAAGRGDGAERIRAALSRYEIPLGKPAGGPVVPVDRMLRDVGYAWTTFQYARYPQVIDLALTLLVNAQRTHAESPESGRASLVEAYRITAALLVKLGDAELAWLAVDRAMLTATGDRELVAGAAVQLGQVLRALGRTREAKSVMLTAAYRIAPPVIEYGAPAELSLCGTLLIQASLAAAQDGNESAAGELLNEAAGMAEQVGDGCDHHRTALGPTAVDVARAAVAVENGDTDEAIAWHEKATARAGWRWLPAEHRAAHLLDMARACLHAGDVGSAARMLTEAERTAPSEITHRPAARDILAEVARDPRAPTTIAKLAATLGVG, encoded by the coding sequence GTGGGCAGCGTTGAGCTGTTGCCGGTCGGGCGGCGGGTGGCGTACTGGCGGGGTCGGCGAAAGCTATCGCAGCAGATGTTCGCCGACCGGCTCGGCAAGTCGAAGAGTTGGGTCGACAAGGTCGAGCGCGGCGTCCGGTCGCTGGACAAGCTGTCGACGCTTCAGGAGATCGCCCGCGTGCTTCGTATCGACACTGCGGCTCTGGTCGGCCGGGACGCCGCACCGGTCGAGGCGGCGGGTCGCGGTGATGGCGCCGAGCGGATCAGGGCGGCGCTGTCGCGCTACGAGATCCCGTTGGGCAAGCCAGCGGGCGGCCCGGTGGTGCCCGTGGATCGGATGCTGCGGGATGTGGGGTACGCGTGGACGACGTTCCAGTACGCCCGGTACCCGCAGGTGATCGACCTGGCGCTCACATTGCTTGTCAACGCGCAGCGCACCCACGCCGAGTCCCCGGAATCGGGCCGGGCGTCGTTGGTGGAGGCGTATCGGATCACCGCCGCGCTGTTGGTCAAGCTCGGTGACGCCGAGCTGGCGTGGCTGGCCGTGGATCGGGCGATGCTCACCGCCACCGGTGACCGGGAGTTGGTGGCCGGGGCAGCCGTGCAGCTCGGTCAGGTGTTGCGCGCGCTCGGGCGGACTCGGGAGGCGAAGTCGGTGATGCTCACTGCCGCGTACCGGATCGCTCCACCCGTGATTGAGTACGGCGCACCGGCGGAGCTGTCCCTGTGCGGGACCCTGCTCATCCAAGCCAGCCTGGCGGCGGCGCAGGACGGCAACGAATCCGCCGCCGGCGAACTGCTCAACGAGGCCGCCGGCATGGCGGAGCAGGTCGGCGACGGGTGCGACCATCACCGCACCGCTTTGGGGCCGACCGCCGTCGACGTGGCTCGCGCCGCCGTGGCCGTGGAGAACGGCGACACCGACGAGGCGATCGCCTGGCACGAGAAGGCCACCGCGAGGGCCGGCTGGCGGTGGCTACCCGCCGAACACCGCGCCGCGCACCTGCTCGACATGGCCCGCGCCTGCCTGCACGCCGGGGACGTGGGCAGCGCGGCTCGCATGCTGACCGAGGCCGAACGCACCGCGCCGAGCGAGATCACGCACCGGCCAGCCGCCCGCGACATCCTCGCCGAGGTTGCCCGCGACCCGCGCGCCCCGACCACGATCGCCAAGCTCGCCGCCACGCTCGGGGTCGGCTGA
- a CDS encoding integrase core domain-containing protein, protein MGRVGSCFDNAVAEATFPTIKVEYVHRHQFRTRTEARLKIATWITDFYNRRRRHSVCDGRSPIDYERSTIRVLENQAA, encoded by the coding sequence ATGGGCCGGGTCGGCTCGTGCTTCGACAACGCCGTGGCCGAGGCCACCTTCCCCACCATCAAGGTCGAGTACGTCCACCGCCACCAGTTCCGCACCCGTACCGAGGCCCGGCTGAAGATCGCCACCTGGATCACCGACTTCTACAACCGGCGCCGCCGCCACTCCGTCTGCGACGGACGCTCACCGATCGACTACGAACGATCAACCATCCGCGTCCTGGAAAACCAGGCCGCATAA
- a CDS encoding helix-turn-helix domain-containing protein yields MSNLAAALDIVGSRWALLIVERLLDGPQRYGDLQRDLGAPTNMLATRLRELEAAGVLSRLPLRHNTRAYALTERGLALREAIVALGRWGAEGA; encoded by the coding sequence GTGAGCAACCTTGCCGCGGCACTCGACATCGTTGGCAGCCGCTGGGCACTGCTCATCGTGGAGCGGCTGCTCGACGGACCGCAGCGCTACGGCGACCTGCAACGCGACCTCGGAGCGCCGACGAACATGCTCGCGACCCGCCTGCGCGAGCTCGAGGCGGCCGGCGTGCTGTCCCGTCTTCCACTTCGGCACAACACACGTGCATACGCGCTGACGGAGCGCGGGCTCGCACTACGAGAGGCAATCGTCGCGCTCGGACGCTGGGGCGCCGAAGGGGCGTAA
- a CDS encoding XRE family transcriptional regulator — protein sequence MTAMAAPNTALRAVRTGMRMSQDDFARALQAAGHRVGEPNDANKRLVQRWESGAIAAPRPVYARALEVVTGLPISLLGFDAVPGGHVADDEHGGHDLTSPVSSLATPTPTSKPTTTHQSYEGVWLSRYQFYSSGRGDSFAGQHFVVLLQHGDRLTARSLPGSASSSLSLDLTVDGAVVTGTWVEQTDPTGYYRGARYHGAIQLIAEPTGRRMAGKWIGFGKDMDVNTGPWELVFRDASTSKATLDRYNTSAT from the coding sequence GTGACAGCCATGGCTGCCCCCAACACCGCCCTACGGGCCGTCCGCACCGGAATGCGCATGAGCCAGGACGACTTCGCCCGCGCGCTCCAGGCCGCCGGCCACCGCGTCGGCGAACCCAACGACGCCAACAAACGACTCGTTCAGCGATGGGAGTCCGGCGCAATCGCCGCGCCCCGACCCGTCTACGCCCGCGCCCTGGAGGTCGTCACCGGGCTACCCATCTCACTGCTCGGCTTCGACGCGGTGCCCGGCGGGCATGTTGCCGACGACGAACACGGCGGCCACGACCTGACCTCGCCCGTGTCCAGCCTGGCCACACCGACACCGACGTCCAAGCCAACCACGACCCACCAGTCCTACGAAGGCGTGTGGCTCAGCCGCTACCAGTTCTACTCCAGCGGGCGGGGAGACTCCTTCGCCGGACAACACTTCGTGGTGCTGCTCCAGCACGGCGATCGGCTCACCGCGCGCAGCCTGCCCGGCTCGGCGTCATCCTCTCTCTCGCTGGACCTGACCGTGGACGGTGCCGTCGTCACCGGCACCTGGGTCGAGCAGACCGACCCCACCGGCTACTACCGGGGTGCCCGGTACCACGGGGCGATCCAACTCATCGCCGAGCCAACCGGCCGACGGATGGCCGGAAAGTGGATCGGCTTCGGCAAGGACATGGACGTGAACACCGGCCCGTGGGAACTCGTCTTCCGCGATGCCTCAACGTCTAAGGCGACGCTTGATCGCTACAACACGTCGGCGACGTAG
- a CDS encoding IS3 family transposase, with translation MSVAAFIVSQRTEHDVPHAVACRALGVSESWFYKWRDRRPTPRQDRRTRLTDAVRRVFDASGGTYGSPRVGDELREQGWRVSDNTIAAVMADLGLVARAKRRRRGLTRQGKRPAAPDLVKRQFTASAPDVAWCGDMTEIATQEGKLYLATVIDLYSRRILGYAMGDRHDAGLVVAALNMTAVTRGGDVAAVIFHSDRGSEYCSADFARACAR, from the coding sequence GTGAGCGTGGCCGCCTTCATCGTTTCCCAGAGGACCGAGCACGATGTGCCGCACGCGGTGGCCTGCCGGGCGTTGGGGGTGTCCGAGTCGTGGTTCTACAAGTGGCGCGACCGTCGGCCGACGCCTCGCCAGGATCGTCGGACCAGGCTGACGGACGCGGTCCGGCGCGTCTTCGACGCCTCGGGCGGCACCTATGGCAGTCCACGCGTCGGCGACGAGTTACGTGAGCAGGGCTGGCGGGTGTCGGACAACACGATCGCCGCGGTCATGGCTGATCTGGGCCTGGTCGCCAGAGCGAAACGGCGCCGGCGTGGGCTGACTCGGCAGGGCAAGCGGCCAGCCGCCCCGGACCTGGTCAAGCGTCAGTTCACCGCGTCCGCGCCGGACGTGGCCTGGTGCGGCGACATGACCGAGATCGCTACGCAGGAGGGCAAGCTCTACCTCGCCACCGTCATCGACCTGTACTCCCGGCGCATCCTCGGCTACGCCATGGGCGACCGGCACGACGCCGGTCTGGTCGTCGCCGCGTTGAACATGACCGCGGTCACCCGTGGCGGCGACGTCGCCGCAGTGATCTTCCACAGCGACAGGGGCAGCGAATACTGCTCGGCCGACTTCGCCCGGGCGTGCGCCCGCTGA
- a CDS encoding TraR/DksA C4-type zinc finger protein: protein MDGIRLRAAATRASSPRRVRAQLTALLAGARQRVADLDDALRRVDTATYGLCERCGQPIGAERLAARPFARFCMACA from the coding sequence GTGGACGGCATCCGGCTCCGCGCCGCCGCCACCCGGGCGTCCTCTCCGCGGCGCGTCCGTGCCCAGTTGACCGCGCTGCTGGCCGGGGCGCGACAGCGGGTCGCCGACCTCGACGACGCGCTGCGTCGGGTGGACACGGCGACCTATGGCCTCTGCGAGCGGTGCGGGCAGCCGATCGGCGCGGAACGGCTCGCCGCTCGGCCGTTCGCCCGCTTCTGCATGGCGTGCGCCTAG
- a CDS encoding IS1634 family transposase, with translation MYVKASTRKTRDGQRIRYLQLAHNEWDPAAKASKTRVLYSFGREDQLDVAGIRRLVDALSRLLGPADALAAAAPAGLSFLESRPLGGAWLLDGLWRRLRVDTVLRPLVGSSRREVDVERVLFALVANRALAPSSKLAAADWVCQDVHLPGLPHVTDDACYRAMDQLIEVEPALTRGVYDQIADLLNLEVDLLFFDTTSTYFELDEADEPLWRDQQGRVVSEDDPAAVKQAGFRTHGKSKDSRDDLPQVVVGMAVTRTGIPVRVWCWPGNTSDSALIRQVKTDMREWSLARVVWVADRGFASAENRRFLQQGGGHYILGEKLRAGTSEADAALARQGRYATVAGNLQVKEVNIDTDDRFVICYNPEAADRDAAVRQRLIAQLTDLIDDTDRLPATKRAELRGVISTKPGLNRFLRVTPKGLLRLDQGKVKAEQRLDGKYLLRCSDPTLSAEDIALGYKQLLEVERGWRDMKTTLDLRPVFHRREDRIRAHILLCWLALLLIRVAETETGRTWTAIHTEIDRLHLGVFTGPAGTFAQRTELSQPQKALLTKLKITEPPRIFHATPATA, from the coding sequence GTGTACGTGAAAGCGTCGACCCGCAAGACCCGTGACGGGCAGAGGATCCGCTACCTGCAGTTGGCCCACAACGAGTGGGACCCGGCCGCGAAGGCGTCCAAGACGCGGGTGTTGTACTCGTTCGGCCGCGAGGATCAGCTCGACGTGGCCGGTATCCGCCGCCTGGTCGACGCGTTGTCGCGGTTGCTCGGCCCGGCTGACGCCCTGGCCGCGGCGGCGCCGGCAGGCTTGTCGTTCCTGGAGTCCCGTCCGCTGGGTGGGGCGTGGTTGCTCGACGGGTTGTGGCGCCGGCTGCGCGTCGACACGGTCCTGCGGCCGCTGGTCGGCTCGTCCCGCCGGGAGGTCGACGTCGAGCGGGTGCTGTTCGCGCTGGTCGCCAACCGGGCCCTGGCCCCGTCGAGCAAGCTGGCCGCCGCCGACTGGGTCTGCCAGGACGTGCACCTGCCCGGCCTGCCGCATGTCACCGACGACGCCTGCTACCGGGCGATGGACCAGTTGATCGAGGTCGAGCCCGCGTTGACCCGCGGGGTCTACGACCAGATCGCCGACCTGCTCAACCTTGAGGTCGACCTGCTGTTCTTCGACACCACCAGCACCTACTTCGAACTCGACGAGGCCGACGAACCGCTGTGGCGTGACCAGCAGGGCCGGGTCGTGTCCGAGGACGATCCGGCGGCGGTCAAGCAGGCCGGGTTCCGCACCCATGGCAAGAGCAAGGACTCCCGCGACGACCTGCCTCAGGTCGTGGTCGGGATGGCCGTCACTCGCACCGGCATTCCCGTGCGGGTGTGGTGCTGGCCCGGCAACACCAGCGACTCCGCCCTGATCCGGCAGGTCAAGACCGACATGCGCGAGTGGAGCCTGGCCCGGGTGGTCTGGGTCGCCGACCGCGGGTTCGCCTCCGCCGAGAACCGCCGCTTCCTGCAACAGGGCGGCGGGCACTACATCCTCGGCGAGAAGCTACGCGCCGGCACCAGCGAAGCCGACGCCGCCCTCGCCAGACAGGGCCGCTACGCGACCGTCGCGGGCAACCTGCAGGTCAAGGAAGTCAACATCGACACCGACGACCGGTTCGTCATCTGCTACAACCCAGAAGCCGCCGACCGCGACGCCGCCGTGCGCCAACGGCTGATCGCCCAGCTCACCGACCTGATCGACGACACCGACCGGCTGCCGGCCACCAAACGCGCCGAGCTACGCGGCGTGATCTCCACCAAACCCGGCCTGAACCGGTTCCTGCGCGTCACCCCCAAGGGCCTGCTACGCCTCGACCAAGGCAAGGTCAAGGCCGAACAGCGCCTCGACGGCAAGTACCTGCTGCGCTGCTCCGACCCGACACTGTCAGCCGAGGACATCGCCCTGGGCTACAAGCAGCTCCTCGAAGTCGAACGCGGCTGGCGCGACATGAAGACCACCCTCGACCTGCGCCCGGTGTTCCACCGCCGCGAGGACCGCATCCGCGCCCACATCCTGCTCTGCTGGCTGGCCCTGCTGCTCATCCGGGTCGCCGAAACCGAGACCGGCCGCACCTGGACCGCGATCCACACCGAGATCGACCGGCTACACCTGGGCGTGTTCACCGGCCCCGCCGGCACCTTCGCCCAGCGCACCGAACTGTCCCAACCCCAGAAGGCCCTGCTCACCAAGCTGAAGATCACCGAACCGCCCCGGATCTTCCACGCCACACCCGCAACCGCCTGA